One Heptranchias perlo isolate sHepPer1 chromosome 31, sHepPer1.hap1, whole genome shotgun sequence DNA segment encodes these proteins:
- the rgs3a gene encoding regulator of G-protein signaling 3a isoform X8, with protein sequence MPFFRDLSKPQPHEFHSEMLLNLLQRSSPGGGLHRRHTVKEAKDMKNRLGFLRRRNESGPGSNAAKLDKVIKTVKPSPEEALKWGESLDKLLIHKYGLAAFRAFLRTEFSEENLEFWLACEEYKKAKSQSKMTSKAKKIFGEYIAIQSCKEVNLDSYTREHTKENLQKVSRCCFDLAQKRIYGLMEKDSYPRFLRSDLYLDLINQKKQSASS encoded by the exons ATGCCATTTTTCAGAGATTTGTCAAAGCCACAACCACATGAGTTTCATTCAGAAATGCTTTTGAATTTGCTTCAGCGTTCAAGTCCTGGTGGGGGCTTGCATCGACGACACACCGTGAAgga GGCCAAAGATATGAAAAACCGCTTGGGATTTCTACGGCGGCGGAATGAATCCGGTCCAGGTAGCAATGCTGCAAAACTCGATAAAGTCATCAAAACTGTGAA GCCCTCGCCAGAAGAAGCTCTAAAATGGGGAGAATCTTTGGACAAACTTCTTATCCACAAAT ATGGTTTAGCAGCGTTTAGAGCTTTTTTACGCACTGAATTCAGCGAAGAGAATCTTGAGTTCTGGCTGGCGTGTGAGGAATATAAAAAAGCCAAATCACAATCTAAAATGACTTCAAAGGCCAAGAAAATATTTGGGGAATACATTGCCATTCAATCCTGTAAAGAG GTTAATTTAGACTCCTACACAAGAGAGCACACCAAAGAAAATCTTCAGAAAGTGTCACGGTGCTGCTTTGATCTTGCTCAGAAAAGGATATATGGTTTGATGGAAAAGGACTCTTATCCACGATTCCTTAGATCAGACCTGTACTTGGATTTGATAAATCAGAAGAAACAGAGTGCATCATCATAG
- the rgs3a gene encoding regulator of G-protein signaling 3a isoform X9, producing MLHTMVDFSEKYLERAKDMKNRLGFLRRRNESGPGSNAAKLDKVIKTVKPSPEEALKWGESLDKLLIHKYGLAAFRAFLRTEFSEENLEFWLACEEYKKAKSQSKMTSKAKKIFGEYIAIQSCKEVNLDSYTREHTKENLQKVSRCCFDLAQKRIYGLMEKDSYPRFLRSDLYLDLINQKKQSASS from the exons ATGCTACACACAATGGTTGACTTTTCAGAAAAATATCTGGAAAG GGCCAAAGATATGAAAAACCGCTTGGGATTTCTACGGCGGCGGAATGAATCCGGTCCAGGTAGCAATGCTGCAAAACTCGATAAAGTCATCAAAACTGTGAA GCCCTCGCCAGAAGAAGCTCTAAAATGGGGAGAATCTTTGGACAAACTTCTTATCCACAAAT ATGGTTTAGCAGCGTTTAGAGCTTTTTTACGCACTGAATTCAGCGAAGAGAATCTTGAGTTCTGGCTGGCGTGTGAGGAATATAAAAAAGCCAAATCACAATCTAAAATGACTTCAAAGGCCAAGAAAATATTTGGGGAATACATTGCCATTCAATCCTGTAAAGAG GTTAATTTAGACTCCTACACAAGAGAGCACACCAAAGAAAATCTTCAGAAAGTGTCACGGTGCTGCTTTGATCTTGCTCAGAAAAGGATATATGGTTTGATGGAAAAGGACTCTTATCCACGATTCCTTAGATCAGACCTGTACTTGGATTTGATAAATCAGAAGAAACAGAGTGCATCATCATAG